The Terriglobia bacterium genomic interval CTTCGACGACGACATAAAAACCCTCTTTCAGTCCGGTGGTTTTCAGGTTTTGAGTGCCTGCAATCTCGGAATTGCGCGCCGAAACAGTCAATACTCCGCCGGCCGCCATCGCGTCACGCGCGTTGATGCAAAGGTTCATGAAGAGTTGATTCAGCTGGGTGCTGTCGCCTGAAACGGGCCACAGGTTCGCCGCCACCTCGTCGACAAGCTGTATCGATTTTGGAAGAGTCTCGCCGAGGATCTTTTCCACGTCCCTTAGAAGATGCCGGACCTGCAGCGTTCCGCGGCGGCTTTCGATACCGCGTGCGAACGCTAACACCTGTTTTACCAGGTCTGCCCCACGGCGCGTGCTCAATTCCAGCGTTTCCAGAGTCTGGCGGTCGCGTTCATCCCGGCTCCGTTCGCGGAGCAGTTGCGTTCCCATCAGGATGGGGGCAAGGATATTGTTCAAATCGTGCGCAATTCCGCTGGCAAGCGTCCCAATAGTCTCAACCCGCTGCGAGCGCATTAACTGCGCCTCGATTTTCTTCTTTTCGGTCACGTCATTTGCCAGAATCAGCTTGGCGTCCCTGCCCGAGAAGACGAAGCCGTGAGATGCGATTTCGACCTCTATCCTCGTTCCATCTTTTTTCTTGTGTTGCTGAGTGGAGCCGCCCTCGATCGTCTCCCGGATATCCGGTACGGTCATCTGGAGAAATTCTGTTCGATCGTATCCGTAGGCTTCCACCGCGGCGTCGTTGACTGCAAGGAAGCCAAGCGTTTGCGCGTCGTAAACCCACATCGGGTGCGGATTATTTTCGAACAACAGACGGTAGCGCTCCTCGGAGGCGCGCAAAGCTTCCTCGGCGTTTTTCCGTTCGCTGACGTCGCTCAGAATGCCGTCGATTCGAACCAGCTTTCCGACGTGATCAATGACGGGTTTCAGCCTGGCTTCAATCCAGCGGACGGTTCCGTCGCGATGCACG includes:
- a CDS encoding PAS domain S-box protein — protein: MKSERPAAAALRILHLEDDPLDGEFLQVNLREAGLQCDILRVDTKSGFVTALQEREFDLVISDLSLPAFNGMAALEIVRERYPDIPFIFVSGTIGEEAAIDSLLSGATDYVLKHRFARLVPAVQRVMRDAEERKRRRKTEQQLALASTQLHNLFDNLDDVFISLDAVQNRLLQISPSCERISGWPSRAFLDDARLWEKCVFEHDLAGFSDVVSSLRVGKSVQEQFRAVHRDGTVRWIEARLKPVIDHVGKLVRIDGILSDVSERKNAEEALRASEERYRLLFENNPHPMWVYDAQTLGFLAVNDAAVEAYGYDRTEFLQMTVPDIRETIEGGSTQQHKKKDGTRIEVEIASHGFVFSGRDAKLILANDVTEKKKIEAQLMRSQRVETIGTLASGIAHDLNNILAPILMGTQLLRERSRDERDRQTLETLELSTRRGADLVKQVLAFARGIESRRGTLQVRHLLRDVEKILGETLPKSIQLVDEVAANLWPVSGDSTQLNQLFMNLCINARDAMAAGGVLTVSARNSEIAGTQNLKTTGLKEGFYVVVE